A window of Dickeya zeae NCPPB 2538 contains these coding sequences:
- the ydgH gene encoding DUF1471 family protein YdgH — protein MKLRTSVVASTLLSIVAFSTQAAQELTPEKAQSLQPFKRITFYGRYDAIYEAATAASQKADESGAAAFYIQGTSEVNGGRWQVTVDLYKKDAPAAVKDTSHREFSGVQELPKDEAVRLEPYDTVTVNGAFSNQPEVSEAIGSAAKKKGAYSFYIVRQADINSSGTTQSITAFIYKKDAPKRQVQSPDLIPANSEAGKAAVAAGGAAAAKVEIPGVATSSSLSDKVGNFFQTQSSNVGSRYTVTMPDGTKIQELNNATAAQMAPFDSISFRDSFSSPTDISEAVAKRAYKKGAKFYHITKQWQENGDHYTIGADLYK, from the coding sequence ATGAAGCTGAGAACTAGCGTTGTTGCATCCACACTCCTATCAATAGTAGCGTTTTCGACGCAGGCTGCGCAGGAACTTACGCCAGAAAAAGCACAATCACTACAGCCCTTTAAGCGTATTACCTTTTATGGTCGTTACGATGCTATTTATGAAGCGGCTACGGCGGCCTCCCAAAAGGCAGATGAGAGCGGCGCAGCGGCGTTTTACATTCAGGGTACTTCCGAAGTTAACGGTGGCCGTTGGCAGGTAACCGTCGATTTGTATAAAAAAGATGCGCCTGCTGCCGTCAAAGATACTTCTCACCGTGAATTCAGTGGCGTTCAGGAACTGCCGAAAGATGAGGCGGTACGTCTGGAACCTTACGACACTGTCACGGTAAACGGTGCATTCAGTAACCAACCGGAAGTCAGCGAAGCCATCGGTAGTGCAGCCAAGAAAAAAGGCGCTTACTCGTTCTATATCGTTCGTCAGGCAGATATCAATTCTAGCGGGACTACCCAAAGCATCACAGCGTTTATCTACAAGAAAGACGCGCCCAAGCGTCAGGTGCAGAGCCCGGACCTGATCCCGGCCAACTCCGAAGCCGGTAAAGCCGCCGTCGCTGCTGGTGGTGCTGCCGCAGCTAAAGTGGAAATCCCCGGTGTTGCAACCTCTTCAAGCCTGAGCGATAAGGTGGGTAACTTCTTCCAGACCCAGTCTTCAAATGTAGGTTCCCGTTACACGGTAACGATGCCGGATGGCACCAAGATTCAGGAACTCAACAATGCCACTGCCGCTCAGATGGCACCGTTTGACTCCATTAGCTTCCGCGATAGCTTTAGCAGCCCGACAGATATTTCTGAAGCCGTAGCCAAGCGAGCTTACAAGAAAGGTGCCAAGTTCTACCACATCACCAAACAGTGGCAGGAAAACGGCGACCATTACACTATCGGCGCCGACCTGTACAAATAA
- the pntA gene encoding Re/Si-specific NAD(P)(+) transhydrogenase subunit alpha — protein MRIGVPKERLANEARVAATPKTVEQLLKLGFEVAIERGAGKPASFDDSAYEQAGAIILDTAEIWQSDILFKVNAPLDEEIELTRAGSTIISFIWPAQNPALLEKLAARQVTVLAMDSVPRISRAQSMDALSSMANIAGYRAIVEAAHEFGRFFTGQITAAGKVPPAKVMIIGAGVAGLAAIGAAGSLGAIVRAFDTRPEVKEQVKSMGAEFLELEFEEEAGSGDGYAKVMSEAFIKAEMALFAAQAQEVDIIVTTALIPGKPAPRLITREMVQSMKPGSVIVDLAAQTGGNCELTVADQVTVTENGVKIIGYTDLPSRLPTQSSQLYGTNLVNLLKLLCKEKNGEIDIDFGDNVIRGVTVVKSGEITWPAPPIQVSAQPQQAKPAAAAAPKEAKPASPWKKFIFIALAIVLFGWLANVAPKEFLSHFTVFALSCVVGYYVVWNVSHALHTPLMSVTNAISGIIVVGALLQIGHGGWVSFLSFIAVLIASINIFGGFTVTQRMLKMFRKN, from the coding sequence ATGCGTATTGGTGTACCAAAAGAGAGGTTGGCCAATGAAGCCCGTGTCGCAGCCACGCCAAAAACGGTGGAGCAACTGCTGAAACTGGGCTTTGAGGTCGCTATTGAACGTGGGGCGGGCAAACCGGCCAGTTTCGATGACAGTGCTTACGAGCAAGCTGGCGCGATAATTCTGGATACAGCGGAGATCTGGCAGAGCGATATTCTGTTCAAGGTGAATGCGCCGCTGGATGAAGAAATAGAGTTAACCCGTGCTGGCAGCACGATCATTAGTTTCATCTGGCCTGCTCAGAATCCGGCGTTGCTGGAAAAACTGGCGGCACGTCAGGTGACCGTTCTGGCGATGGATTCTGTGCCGCGTATTTCCCGTGCCCAGTCCATGGATGCGCTGAGCTCGATGGCAAACATTGCCGGGTATCGTGCCATTGTTGAAGCGGCGCATGAGTTTGGCCGTTTCTTTACCGGTCAGATAACGGCGGCAGGTAAAGTACCACCGGCGAAGGTGATGATCATCGGTGCTGGTGTGGCAGGGCTTGCCGCGATCGGGGCTGCTGGAAGCCTGGGTGCCATCGTTCGTGCATTTGATACACGCCCGGAAGTAAAAGAGCAGGTTAAAAGCATGGGCGCCGAATTCCTGGAGCTGGAATTCGAAGAAGAAGCCGGCAGTGGCGATGGTTACGCCAAAGTCATGTCTGAAGCCTTTATCAAGGCAGAAATGGCGTTGTTCGCGGCACAGGCTCAAGAGGTGGATATTATCGTCACCACTGCGCTGATCCCGGGCAAACCGGCACCGCGACTGATCACCCGTGAAATGGTGCAAAGCATGAAACCCGGCAGTGTGATTGTCGACCTGGCAGCACAGACCGGTGGTAACTGTGAGCTGACCGTTGCTGATCAGGTTACGGTGACAGAAAACGGCGTGAAGATCATCGGTTATACCGATTTGCCCAGTCGCCTGCCGACCCAGTCGTCACAGTTGTACGGCACTAACCTGGTGAATCTGCTGAAGCTGTTGTGTAAAGAGAAGAACGGCGAAATCGATATTGATTTCGGAGATAACGTTATTCGCGGTGTAACGGTGGTTAAATCGGGTGAAATCACCTGGCCAGCCCCGCCGATTCAGGTTTCGGCACAACCGCAGCAGGCTAAACCGGCAGCAGCGGCTGCACCGAAAGAAGCGAAACCCGCTTCGCCCTGGAAGAAATTTATCTTCATCGCGTTGGCGATAGTGTTGTTTGGCTGGCTGGCAAACGTGGCACCGAAAGAGTTCCTGTCTCACTTCACGGTATTTGCGCTGTCTTGCGTGGTGGGATACTACGTGGTCTGGAACGTCAGTCACGCGCTGCACACGCCATTGATGTCGGTCACCAATGCGATTTCCGGCATTATTGTGGTGGGGGCGTTGTTGCAGATTGGGCATGGGGGATGGGTATCTTTTCTCTCCTTTATCGCCGTGCTGATCGCCAGCATCAATATTTTCGGCGGGTTTACCGTCACTCAGCGCATGCTGAAAATGTTCCGTAAGAATTAA
- the pntB gene encoding Re/Si-specific NAD(P)(+) transhydrogenase subunit beta gives MSGGLVTAAYIVAAILFIFSLAGLSKHETSRQGNIFGISGMAIALLATILGPHAGNVGWILVAMVIGGTVGVRLARKVEMTEMPELVAILHSFVGLAAVLVGFNSFIGEADIAEPIMENIHLTEVFLGIFIGAVTFTGSIVAFGKLRGLISSKPLMLPNRHKLNLLALVLSFLLLLVFVKTGSAGMQAFALLLMTLIALAFGWHLVASIGGADMPVVVSMLNSYSGWAAAAAGFMLSNDLLIVTGALVGSSGAILSYIMCKAMNRSFISVIAGGFGTDGSSAGSDEAVGEHRETTAEEVAELLKNSTSVIITPGYGMAVAQAQYPVHDITAKLRARGITVRFGIHPVAGRLPGHMNVLLAEAKVPYDIVLEMDEINDDFTDTDTVLVIGANDTVNPAAQEDPHSPIAGMPVLEVWKAQNVIVFKRSMNTGYAGVQNPLFFKENTQMLFGDAKESVEAILKAL, from the coding sequence ATGTCTGGAGGATTAGTGACAGCAGCATACATCGTTGCTGCAATTCTGTTTATTTTCAGCCTGGCTGGTTTATCCAAACACGAGACGTCCCGTCAGGGGAACATTTTCGGTATTAGCGGGATGGCCATTGCACTGTTGGCGACCATCCTGGGGCCGCATGCCGGGAACGTAGGCTGGATTCTCGTAGCGATGGTGATCGGTGGCACTGTCGGTGTGCGCCTGGCTCGCAAGGTAGAAATGACCGAAATGCCGGAGCTGGTAGCGATTCTGCACAGCTTTGTTGGCCTGGCGGCGGTACTGGTCGGCTTCAACAGCTTTATTGGCGAAGCCGATATTGCTGAACCCATCATGGAAAATATCCATCTGACCGAAGTATTTTTGGGTATTTTCATCGGTGCGGTGACCTTTACCGGTTCGATTGTCGCGTTTGGTAAACTGCGTGGTTTGATTTCATCGAAACCACTGATGCTGCCTAATCGCCATAAGCTGAATCTGTTGGCGTTGGTACTGTCATTCCTGTTGTTGCTGGTGTTTGTCAAAACCGGCAGTGCTGGAATGCAGGCATTCGCGTTGCTGCTGATGACGCTGATTGCGCTGGCGTTCGGCTGGCATCTGGTGGCCTCTATCGGTGGCGCGGATATGCCGGTGGTGGTTTCCATGCTGAACTCCTATTCAGGGTGGGCGGCCGCGGCGGCAGGTTTTATGCTGAGCAATGACCTGCTCATCGTGACCGGTGCGCTGGTGGGTTCTTCTGGTGCGATTCTGTCTTACATCATGTGCAAGGCGATGAACCGCTCGTTCATTAGCGTTATTGCTGGCGGTTTCGGTACGGACGGCTCTTCGGCGGGTAGTGATGAAGCCGTGGGTGAACATCGTGAAACCACCGCAGAAGAGGTTGCAGAACTGCTGAAAAACTCTACCTCGGTGATTATTACGCCGGGATATGGTATGGCGGTGGCGCAGGCCCAATACCCGGTGCATGACATTACCGCTAAACTGCGTGCTCGCGGCATTACGGTTCGCTTTGGTATTCACCCGGTTGCCGGTCGTCTGCCTGGGCACATGAACGTTCTGCTGGCGGAAGCGAAAGTGCCTTACGATATCGTGCTGGAAATGGATGAAATCAATGACGATTTCACCGATACCGATACCGTGTTGGTGATTGGCGCTAACGACACCGTTAACCCTGCCGCTCAGGAAGATCCACACAGTCCTATTGCGGGTATGCCGGTACTGGAAGTCTGGAAAGCGCAGAATGTTATCGTGTTTAAGCGCTCGATGAATACCGGCTATGCTGGTGTGCAGAATCCGCTGTTCTTTAAAGAGAACACCCAAATGCTGTTCGGCGATGCCAAAGAAAGCGTGGAAGCGATTCTGAAAGCGTTGTAA
- the uspE gene encoding universal stress protein UspE, which translates to MAKYQNLLVAIDPNQDDQPALRRAVYLVQRLGGRIKAFLPIYDFSYEMTTLLSPDERTEMRQGVIAQRTEWIAEQCKYYLDAGIPIDIKVVWHNKPYEAIIQEVIAGKHDLLLKMAHQHDRLEAVIFTPTDWQLLRKCPCPVWMVKDQPWPEDSRALVAVNLASEDPYHDPLNIKLVSEALDLARQVNQTEVHLVGAYPVTPINIAIELPDFDPGVYNGAIRGQHLLAMKSLRQKFNLDERVTHVEKGLPEEVIPDLAEHLQAGVVVLGSLGRTGLSAAFIGNTVEHVIDHLKCDLLAIKPDDFVSPVTLQGENDAGSQEKTN; encoded by the coding sequence ATGGCGAAGTATCAGAATTTACTGGTAGCTATTGACCCCAATCAGGATGACCAGCCCGCGCTGAGACGGGCCGTTTATCTGGTCCAGCGGCTTGGTGGTCGTATTAAGGCGTTTTTGCCTATCTACGACTTTTCCTACGAAATGACTACCCTGCTTTCTCCGGATGAACGAACCGAGATGAGACAAGGGGTTATCGCCCAACGAACCGAATGGATTGCGGAACAGTGTAAATACTACCTTGATGCGGGGATCCCCATTGATATCAAGGTCGTCTGGCATAACAAACCTTATGAAGCCATTATTCAGGAGGTGATTGCCGGTAAGCACGATTTATTGCTCAAAATGGCTCACCAGCACGACAGGCTGGAGGCGGTGATTTTCACCCCGACCGACTGGCAGTTACTGCGTAAATGTCCTTGCCCGGTCTGGATGGTGAAAGACCAGCCCTGGCCGGAAGACAGCCGCGCCCTGGTGGCAGTCAATCTGGCGAGTGAAGACCCCTATCACGACCCGCTTAATATAAAACTGGTATCCGAAGCGCTGGATTTAGCTCGTCAGGTTAACCAAACCGAAGTCCACCTGGTCGGCGCTTATCCGGTCACCCCCATCAATATCGCCATTGAACTGCCGGATTTCGACCCCGGCGTCTATAACGGAGCTATCCGCGGCCAACACCTGCTGGCGATGAAGTCTCTGCGACAGAAGTTCAATTTGGATGAACGCGTCACCCATGTGGAAAAAGGTTTGCCGGAAGAGGTCATTCCCGACCTGGCGGAACATCTGCAGGCTGGGGTAGTGGTGTTGGGATCGCTTGGGCGCACCGGCCTGTCTGCTGCGTTTATCGGCAACACGGTAGAACACGTGATCGATCACCTAAAATGCGATTTGCTGGCCATTAAACCGGACGACTTTGTTTCGCCGGTCACATTGCAGGGTGAAAATGACGCGGGTAGTCAGGAGAAAACCAACTGA
- the fnr gene encoding fumarate/nitrate reduction transcriptional regulator Fnr, translating to MIPEKRIIRRIQSGGCAIHCQDCSISQLCIPFTLNEHELDQLDNIIERKKPIQKGQALFKAGDELKSLYAIRSGTIKSYTITEQGDEQITGFHLAGDLVGFDAIGGAQHPSFAQALETSMVCEIPFETLDDLSGKMPNLRQQMMRLMSGEIRGDQDMILLLSKKNAEERLAAFIYNLSRRFAQRGFSPREFRLTMTRGDIGNYLGLTVETISRLLGRFQKSGMLAVKGKYITIENNELLAELAGSSRTKA from the coding sequence ATGATTCCTGAAAAGCGAATAATCCGACGCATTCAGTCTGGCGGCTGCGCAATCCACTGTCAGGATTGCAGCATCAGCCAGCTGTGTATTCCTTTCACACTGAACGAGCATGAACTCGACCAACTCGACAACATTATCGAAAGGAAAAAACCCATCCAGAAAGGGCAAGCGTTGTTCAAGGCCGGTGATGAACTGAAATCACTGTATGCTATCCGCTCAGGCACCATCAAAAGCTACACCATCACCGAACAAGGCGATGAACAAATCACCGGTTTCCATCTGGCAGGCGATCTGGTTGGGTTTGACGCTATCGGTGGCGCTCAGCACCCCAGTTTCGCTCAGGCCCTGGAAACGTCCATGGTGTGTGAAATCCCATTTGAAACGCTGGACGACTTATCCGGTAAAATGCCCAACTTGCGTCAGCAAATGATGCGGCTGATGAGCGGCGAAATTCGTGGCGATCAGGACATGATCCTGCTATTGTCGAAAAAGAACGCCGAAGAACGCCTGGCCGCCTTTATCTACAACCTTTCCCGTCGTTTTGCCCAGCGTGGTTTTTCACCTCGTGAATTCCGGCTGACCATGACTCGCGGTGATATCGGCAACTATCTGGGTCTGACGGTAGAAACTATCAGTCGCCTGCTCGGTCGCTTCCAGAAAAGCGGTATGCTGGCCGTGAAAGGTAAGTACATCACTATCGAGAATAATGAGCTGCTGGCCGAACTGGCGGGCTCATCACGTACTAAAGCTTAA